CACACATTAGTGGGCCTGAATCTCTCCTTAGTAGTCGAGAACGGGAGCGGGGCTTCATTGCTGCGCTCGAAGAGGCAGGACTGCAACCGTTTGGTATTGAACAAGGAACGTTTAGTATTACTTCTGGTTACCAGATTGCGAAGCGGTGGATTGATTCAGGTCAATTACCCACAGCTGTATTTGCTGCTGATGACTTCATTGCATTTGGCATCATAGATGCATTTAAGAATGAAGGTATACGTATTCCTCAAGATGTTTCGGTCGTTGGATTTGATGACCAATCTTATTCCGAAGAATTCCATCCAGCTCTAACAACGGTTCGTCAACCGGTTGAGAAAATCGGGAGACAAGGAGTGAAGATGCTACTGAAATTGATCAAGGAACCGCCTAAACGAAATGTAATTTCGGAGTTTGATCCAAAGCTGATTGTTAGAGAATCTACGGGTGCGCCTCGACGCTCCGATGAATTAAACATATAAGTATCAAATTCAATATTAAGTGGAATTAGATAAAAGAAAACAAGGCCTCTAGGGTTACTGCTTTTGTAGTAATCATGGAGGCTTTATTTTTATGAGTTAAAAATGGAGTTGCACCATAGGGGGATGTTAGAGAATATTTAGAGAATATTACCCCATAAAGTTTAATCGCTTTAATTTAATCTGATATAACAGACAGGATTTTCGACAAACATCCAAGGGTTCATTGAATGAATAAGCGGGTCGTAGAGAAGGTTGTCTAAAGACGTATTTAAAGATAAGGGAGATAATTTAAATGTTATATAAACTAACACAATAAATTAAATAAAACAAGATATAATTCAGATCGAAAAATCATATCCCTCAAATATATAACACTAAATGTTACATACATGTTATATGAACATAATGTAAACCCTTACTTTATTCTATTCGATATCTACGGTAAACTTTGTGATTAATTTTTCAAATAGGTAACATAGGGGATGAAGCGGTTACAAATGGGTTTTGAGTAGATAAATTCACTTAATTTAAAAAAGTATTGTCAAATGACACGAATATGATTATTATTATCTCATAGCATATAAAGTTAAAGCCCTTTAACTTTATGATTAACTTTAGAGCATTGCAAAATACAAAAGGGGAGGGATTGTAAGGATGAAATTATCTGAATCCAAACGCGAGAATTTCTATTTCTACCTATTTATCGCGCCATGGTTAATCGGATTTTTAGTCTTTGCGTTATATCCAATTTTATCATCGCTGTATTATAGTTTTACGGATTACGACATTATCAGTAAGCCAACTTTTGTCGGCTTGGATAACTTTAGAGAGCTGTTCCAAGATGAGTTATTCTACAAATCGATTGTAGTAACGTTGAAGTACACTTTCATAAGTGTTCCTCTAGGACTATTCCTTTCTCTAATCTTTGCAATGCTCATTAATATGAAAATTCCAGCACGTGGTTTCTTCCGTACCGCAATGTACTTTCCAAGTATGATTTCCGGCGTTTCGATGTCACTATTGTGGTTCTGGATCTTTAATCCTGAAGCAGGGATTTTCAACTACATTCTTTCATTGTTTGGAGTGAAGGGACCGGCATGGTTCTTAGATGAAAAGTTTGCAATGTGGGCCTTGATCATCATGACCTTCTGGGGTGTAGGTGGCGGGATGATTATCTTCTTGGCTGGCTTGCAGGGCGTTCCGGCAAGTTTGCTTGAGGCAGCTAGATTGGATGGAGCAAGTAAATGGAAGACATTCTGGAGCGTAACGTTCCCGATGATTTCTCCAGTATTTTTATTCCAATTGATTATGGCGGTCATTGAGTCGTTCCAGGTATTTACGCAAGCTTACGTTATGACACAGGGTGGTCCAAACTATTCAACACGATTCTATGTATTTAACGTTTACGTAAGCGCATTCAAGGATTTCCGGCTCGGGTATGCCTCTGCGATGGCTTGGTTACTGTTGGTTGCCATACTTATCGTAACAGTGATCATTATGAAATCATCGAATCGATTCGTCTACTATGAGGGGGGACGGGATTAATGAGTAACGCCGTGATTGAGAAAAATCCGCATGTCACCATTGACCCTGCAAAAATAAAAGGTGATTCCAAGCGAAAAATGACGATTGGCGAGATTATCGCATTTATTCTACTGATTTGCATTACCTTTACGATGATCTTTCCAGTGATATTCATGGTATCTACGGCACTTAAGACGTCGAAGGAAATGCTACAATTTCCACCTACGATTATTCCGAATGTATTCGCGTGGGAGAACTTTAAGACACTTTTCACGAACGATGAAATTAAATTCGGTATCCTTTATAAGAACAGTATCATTGTCGCAGTAGTTTCTGTTATCGGTACGGTCTTTTCATCCGCACTGGTGGCATATGGGTTCTCAAGATATCGGGCTAAAGGTAAGAAAATCATGTTCATGCTGATGATTTCTACTATGATGCTCCCATATCCAGCGGTTATGATACCGCAATTCATCCTCTTCTCTAACTTGGGCTGGATGAACACCTTCTTGCCTTTGATCGTACCGACTTTCCTGGGCTCAGCTTATCAAATCTTCCTGCTAAGACAATTCTTCATGTCATTGCCGAATGAATTGTATGATTCCGGTAAAATCGATGGCTGTAGCGAATTCCGTTTGTTCTGGAAAATAGCAATCCCGCTTTCGGGTCCTGCATTAGCTACCGTTGCTATCTTCACCTTTATCTGGACATGGAATGACTTGCTAGGACCTGTATTGTACTTAAGCTCTCAAGAAAAATTCACTCTACCTGTTGGTTTGGCCGCTATGATGTCATCCAAGTTCCGGATTGCTCCTTACAACTTGCTAATGTGTGCATCGATCATGACGACTTTGCCAATTATAGCGATCTTTGCTTCAGCGCAGAAACACTTTACTGAGGGAATTGTTCTTACCGGTATTAAGTAATTGATCACATGCAATACGCTCAATTATTTGATATATACAAACTTTTTTAAAGGGGGATATTTGAATGAAACAAGCTAAGAAAAAGTTGCTCTTACTTCCAAGTCTGATTCTAGTATTCGTATTGATCTTGTCTGCTTGTGGTGGTAATAGTAAAGGAAGTTCCGGTGACGGGGATAAAGGTTCTGGTCCAGTAACTATTACGTACTATACGATCGACTCTCCGGATAGAACTTATGTAGAGAAACTAATCCCTGACTTTGAAAGCACGCATCCTAACATTAAAGTAAAGGTAGAGAAGGCCCCTTACGAACAATTCGACTCCAAACTTCAAGCGAACGTTGCAGCCAAGAATGCACCTGACCTTACATCTCACTTTGGCTATGGCGGTTTCGCAGAGTATTACAATAAAGGTTTGTTATCTGATTTGACAGATATTATGAAAGAAGATGGCTTTAAAGCATCTGATTATGGAATTCAAGATGAGTTGATGGACATCTATAAAGTTGATGGTAAAACTTATGGTATTCCTTTTAGTAACTACGTTACTATCATGCTATATAACAAAGATATGTTTGATAAAGCAGGCGTGCCATATCCAACTTCTGATTATGAAGATAAAACCTGGACGTTCGACAAGATGGTTGAAGTGGCGGATAAGCTAACTGTTCGTGATGATGATCTTGAAAAATCACAATATGGCGTTGATTTCGGTTGGGGCGAGTTCGATATGAGACCGGCGTATCTTGGAGTGAAAGTATATTCTGATGACACATGGACAAACGGCGGCAAACCAAGCGAAACGTATTTTGATTCTCCAGAAGCGATTGCAGCTTACGAGAAATTTATGGGCTTGATTTGGGATAAGAAAGTCTCCCCTCCTCCTGCTTGGTCTAAATCTGTATCAGGTCAATTCGGAGATCCGTTCTTGTCTGGCAAAATCGGAATGAGTATCGTAGGTTCATGGGGATTGGCTAGCCAAGATCAATACAATTTTAAAGTTGGTGTAGCAGCTGTTCCTTACAGCGGCACGGATGCTCCAAGAAGCGTACTATATGTTGACCCATTATTCGTATTGAAGGATTCCAAACATCCAAAAGAAGCTTATGAATTCATTAAATTCCTAATCTCCAAAGATGTTCAAGAGAAATCGATTGAATTGAGCGGTGGTACACCTCCAATTAACGATCAAGCTAAAGATAAATATTACAACAGCTTCGCAGGTGTTGATCCTAAAGAAATTAAGAATGTATATGATGGAGCAAACAAATACGGCGTTGAATCTTTCAACCATCTAGTAGCAAACTACTCGCAAATTAATGAATTGTTCATTAATGAGTTTGCGGCTGCTCAGAATAACACCAAACCTGTTCCAGAAGTTATGCAAGGAATTCAAAAGAAATTAGATAAACTGTTAGAACGTGTAAACAAATAAGATAAGGCAACCGAAGTGCGATATGGTGGGGGGAGTGGAGGAATCCCTTCCCCTCATTTGTACTCTCACTTAATGATTGCTTTTAGGAGCGACAACAAGGTGAAAGTGAGCATTTTTGATGTAGCCAAGAGATCGGGTTTGTCGGTTGTTACTGTTTCTCGCGTCTTGAATAATTCGACCAGTGTACGAGAAAAGAATCGGTTAAAAGTTTTGGAGGCTATGAAAGAGCTGGATTATCACCCGAATGCAGCCGCTCGCAGTTTGGCGAGAGGGGAGACAAGAATTATCGGGTTGATTGTCACGACGCTCAAAGACTCCTTTTTAGATGAGATTGTGAGAGAGATCACGATCGCAGCTGCTGCCCAAGGGTATTTTGTTGCGTTATCTGTTTCCTCTGACTCACAAGATAAAGGACATTATTTATTTCAGGAAGACCGTGTAGACGGCGTGCTCTTATTGTCACCTATGCGCGAAGATGAATACGTTCTTGAATTAAAGAAGAGTCAAATTCCGTTTGTTATGCTTGACAATCAGCATGCGAATTCGCCCGCAACCTCAGTTATTGTTGATAATTTTAAAGGCGGATATGAAGCAACGAAGCACCTTATCGATCTTGGACATAAAGAGATAGCGCACATTGGCGGTCCAGAGTTGTTTTTAAGTAGTCGTGAAAGAGAACGAGGATTTCTTACAGCATTAGAGGAATCAGGATTAAAACCCTTCAGCATAGAACGGGGGGAGTTTGAAATATCGACGGGTTACACCATTGCCCGTAGCTGGATTGAAGCTGGAAACATGCCGACAGCATTATTTGCAGGTGATGATTACATTGCACTCGGTGCGATGAATGCTTTTACTAATGAAGGAATTAGAGTCCCAGGGGATATCTCAATCATCGGGTTTGACGATCAGATGATCGCTTCGCAAATTCGTCCGATGCTAACAACGATGCGACAACCTGCGGATCAAATCGGGAGGACAGGAGTTGAATTGTTGCTTAAGAACATTAGCGGAGTAGCCAAGAGGAATGTGACCGTTCAATTGAGCCCTGAGCTTGTTGTTCGGGAATCCACCTCGCCTAGACTCTAACAAACATGCAATCATAGGAGTGAATCCGTTGAAATATTATTTGGGTGTAGACGGTGGCGGTAGCAAGACGTACGCACTTATCGCAGATGAACATGGAAAGATTATTGGTAAAGGACAAAGTGGAAACGGCAATCATCAAACCGATTATGAGGAAGCAAAGCATAGTATCCGGGAATCCGTGGAGATGGCACTCCGTGGGGCGGGCCTTAGTCGGGACGAGATTACATTTGCTTACTTTGGTTTAGCTGGTGCCGATAGAGAAGTAGATTATGAGATATTGAGACCGATGCTCGCAGAGCTTGGATTGCCGAAATATGATCTGAACTGTGATACTGTGATCGCGCTTCGGGCGGGAACAGATCGTCCCTATGGCGTCGTGCTGATCTGCGGAACAGGAACGAACAGTGCAGGAATTAGTCCGCGTGATGACTTTTATCAGTGTGGTGGTTTTTCCTATATGCTTGGAGACTTCGGCGGCGGTGGATCGTTATGCATTGAGGTTTTCCGTGCTGTTATTCGGGCGTGGGATGGACGGGAGCAGCCGACACTGTTAACGGAATTGCTTCTGCAGCATCTAGGTTATGACAGTGTATTAGCGATGTTTAATGATTATTTGGATCATGACAAGACACCACCCCTTAGCACAACGAAACTGTTGTTCCAAGCTGCGGCTCAAGGGGATGAAGTAGCTACAACTATTTTGCGAGTACAAGGGGAGGAACTAGGGAAGTCGGCACAGGCTGTGATCAAACGTTTAGGGATGGAAAATGATAAGTTCGATGTTGTACTTGCGGGTAGCATTATTACTCGAGGTGAAGCACGCTTTATCCATCCCTATATCGAGCAGGCAGTTAAGGCGTGTGCACCTCACGCATCTCTAGTGAAGCTTCAAGTGGAACCTGTTGTTGGAGCGTTGTGGTTGGCTTTCGAAGCTGAGGGGAATAGTCTTCCCCAGGAAGTATATGAGCGGCTTCGTACCGTATCGGATTACAATCTAGTGTAATGATTCAGTAAGACAAATTATCATAATCCATCAGTTGAAAGGAAGATGAATCAGCATGGAAAAACGCGAAGGTTTGAAAATAGCAGTTATTGGTGGGGGCTCTTCATATACACCGGAAATTGTAGAAGGTTTTATTCAAAGATATGAGCAGTTACCAGTTCGAGAACTGTGGTTAGTTGATATCGAGCAAGGTAGACATAAACTTGAAATTGTTGGGGAATTAGCTAAACGAATGGTGGCCAAATCAGGGCTCCCCATTCAAGTATTCTTAACCCTAGATCGCCGCGAAGCGATTGCAGGAGCTGATTTTATTACAACTCAAATGAGAGTTGGGTTACTGGAGGCGCGGAAGTGGGATGAGCATATCCCGAATCAGCATGGGGTAATCGGTCAAGAAACAACTGGTCCTGGGGGAATGATGAAGGCTCTTCGGACAATCCCAGTCTTATTAGACATATGTAAAGATATCGAAGAGTTAAGTCCAGACGCATGGCTGTTGAATTTTACAAATCCGGCGGGGATGGTCACAGAGGCGATCAATCGGCATTCTAACGTGAAAAGTATTGGACTTTGTAATGCACCAATTGGTTTGCAGAAGAGATTAAGTGAACAATACAACACGCCGATCGATAACATTTATACGGAGTTTGTAGGACTGAATCACTTGCACTGGGTAACTCGTATCGAGGTTGATGGCGAGGATAAACTTCAGGAAATGCTAGATAACCGTGAGGACTATTCCGCAAAGAATGTTCCGCCATCTGAATGGGATCCTGAATTCCTGAGTGGATTAGGCGGATATCCTTCGTATTATTTGAAGTATTTCTACATGACCGACGTTATGCTTGAGGAACAAGTAGAGTCATTGAACGCGAACGGAACTCGTGCCGATGTTGTGAAGAGAGTCGAAGATGAATTGTTTGAACTGTACAAGGATCTGAACCTGCAAGATAAACCGAAGCAATTGGAACAACGTGGGGGTGCGTATTATTCCGAAGCAGCGGTAAATCTAATGGATTCGCTATATAACGATAAGCGCGATGTTCAGACTTTGAACGTATCCAACGGGAACATTCTTGATTTCCTTCCGGCAGATGCCAGTATTGAGGTGAACTGTCTCGTTACGAGTAAAGGCCCAATTCCAGTGTCGGTAACACGAGTTCCTGAACAAACGAAAGGGCTCATCCATGCGGTCAAAACCTATGAGAGACTAACTATTGAAGCTGCAGTAACTGGTGATAGATCTATCGCGTTGCAAGCGATGGCAAGCCATCCGTTAGTTCCATCGGTCAAAGTAGCCAAGATATTGCTGGACGAGATGCTGGAATGTAACAAGCAATACTTACCTGCATTTTTTAAATAAATAGAATAAGGTAAGAAGGGAAAAACAAAGACCAGCCATGGGCTGGTCTTTGTTAATAGATAATTGATTCAGTCATGTTATTTAAAGAACACTTTATCCAAGTAATTAGTTAGATCCGTGCGAAGCTTATCGATGTCTTCTTTATATGTTTCTGAGTTGTTGGCAGGGCTACGGTCATTGACGAAGCGTCCTTTGTTCTCTACGCCCCAGAATCCTGCGGTATCATCGTCTAACACTTTGAACGCGGCCATGTATTGATCCCATAGCTTATCGTTGATGCCGACTCCATCTCCGCTGAAGCCCCGACCGCCGCCAAGGAAGCCACAGTTCATAATAGTAAAGATTGATTTGTCTTTCAACAATCCTTCTAGTCCATCAGCTGTGTTCTGATAAGCGAACTTCTTAGCAAATACGCGCTCCATATATCCTTTCACGATCGCGTTTGGCGTGTCATGCCAGTTTGGATAGACAAAGATAATATACGTTGCTTGTTTTACATAATTTTGTTCAGTTGCTACGTCCGGTGTCGGTTCCCCAGTTCCGTCTTTTGCATAATAGAAATCCTCTGGCATGATGACTGGGTTAAATTTCAAATCATACAGATCGCGGACTTCTACCTCTACGCCTTTATCTTCGAAATGTTTCATTGCTGTATAGGCTAAATCATAGTTTACACTGTACTTACGTGGATCACCGACTACGAATAGCGCCTTCTTCTTATTAGAATCAGTAAAGCCCTTAGGTTCATACTTCCGTATGTGTGAATCCGGTACAACTGAGGCGGATGTTTCTGCATCTACGGATGCTCCCGTTGTTGCTTCCGTATCAGCGGCTGCCCCTTCATTGGTCGTAGACACATTGGAAGGTGTTGTGTCAGCCGTTTCGCTGTCTTGCCGACCGCATGCGGTAATGGATAATACAAGGCTTGCTGTGATTAGTAAAAAGATAAATTTTTTGATGATAAGCTCCTCCTTAGATTATGTACAATTCCAAATATATCAAGAGCTGATTATTAATCATGTGAATTAAATCACAAAGTAGCTTGATTTGTCACAATAACCGGTTTCAATGTGAATTATAGAAGGAAACTACGATATATTTACAAAAATTACATTGGATTAAATGAATGTTACTTCTAAACGTGGCATTATCGCTATATGACCAATATCACATCAAAATATGAAACTATCGGACTATATACCAATATATAGCAATTAATTACAATGGAAATATGAAATATGTGATTGTATAAGACAAGTACATCCTCTGATTTATCTCGAACTATGTAAACGCTACCATTTTTTTGCCTTCCCAAGATACTCCTATGCCGCTGCATATGAATATACCTTTCTAAGACACTGCCTGTTACCTACTTCGGTTCTACTTACTCTTGCATTTTGAATGGGAGGTGTGATTGCTGGCTAGCCCTATGAAACTGTAAGAAAAAATTGTAGGAGGCGATGGTATGAGAAGAGCTTTAATTAGAAGAGTTAGAGGGTTCAAAAGGACACTTCCGCTTGTGATTGTTATTGCTGTTTTCTTAGGTATGCTACCATCTATGGCTTTTGCAGCGGATCGAGGTGCCTGGGCACCAAATGTATCATATGCTTTAAATGATACGGTTACGTATGGTGGGAATACGTATAAAGATATTCAGCCTCACACCTCTCTTCTTGGCTGGGAGCCGCCGAATGTACCTGCGCTCTGGGTGCTAGTCCAAGGGGGAGGGGGTAATGATATCTTGCCACCTTCCGCGCCTACTAATTTGCATGCAACGGGTACTACAACATCTAGCGTGAGCTTGGCTTGGGATGCATCGACCGATAATGTCGGAGTTACAGGTTACGATGTGTATCAAGGAACGACCCTGCTAGGGACTGTCTCAGGAAGCACACTCAACTATACAAATTCAGGGCTTAGTGCTAACACGACCTATACGTATAAGGTTACTGCCAAGGATGCTGCAGGTAACATATCCGGCTATAGCAATCAAATTAGCGTAACCACAGACCCTATTTCGGGAGGTGATTTACTACCTCCAACGGTTCCTACTAATGTTACTGTAAGCTCAACGACTTCTTCCAGTATTTCATTATCTTGGACCGCGTCAACGGATAATGTTGCAGTCACCGGATATAACGTCTATCAAGGCTCGACGTTAGCACTTACGGTAACGGGTACAACAGCTACCATCACGGGGCTTGCAGCTAGTACAACTTACTCCTTTACGGTTGTAGCCAAGGATGCTGCCGGCAATGTTTCCGCTGCAAGTACAGCTGTCAGTGGAACAACTACGGGCGGTGGCGGGAACTTACCGAAGCACGTTCTTACTGGATACTGGCATAACTTCATTAATAACTCGTCTAACATAAAAGTAAGCGACATCCCAAGCCAATACGATATTATTGTCCTGTCCTTTGCTGATATGGATCTAACGAAACCAGGTGGCGTTACCTTTAATGTTGATTCTAAATTATCTACTGCGCTTGGCGGATATAGTAATGCTGATTTGATTAGTGATATCCAGGCGAAGCGAGCGCAAGGCAAGAAAGTTATTCTTTCCATCGGGGGGGCTGAAGGTAATATTAACCTGGGCAGCGCAACTCCGAATGTATCCAATTTTGTTACCAGTATGACAGGTCTCATTAATCAGTTTGGATTAGATGGTATTGATATCGATCTGGAGAGCGGCATGAATGTAGCGAATTTAACATCAGCGGTTCGTCAGATACAGCAACAATTTGGCCCGAACTTCATCCTGACTATGGCTCCTCAAACGATTGACATGCAAAGTTCAAATACCTCTTATATTCAGCTGTATAATAATTTGAAGGACATCACAACGGTTGTGAATGTTCAGTACTACAACTCAGGCTGTATGTTAGGTCGTGACGGACAATGTTATTCCCAAGGCACGATTAATTTCCTCACGGCTCTTTCCGATTTGACGCTGCAATGGATTGAACCTTCTCAATTTGGAATCGGTGTTCCCGCCGTTCCTTCTGCAGCCGGCGGAGGTTATGTTGCACCTAGTGTTGTAAATGATGCATTGAAGTGCTTGGCAACGGGTAGTAACTGTGGAACATATAAACCTGTTGCGAAATACCCGGATATTCGCGGTGCTATGACATGGTCTATTAACTGGGATAAGACAAGCAATTATAATCTGGCTAATACGATAAAAGCATTCTTAACAACGATGCCTTAAGTTAGGCGAAGAGAAAAGGGTGTCCTAAGACCGTGAACATGGCTTGGGACACCCTTTTTTGCGAATGACTTTAATGGCGTGGCTTATTTAGATCCTGCCTGAGCTTGCGCCATATATTGACTGAAATCAGCGATACTTGGGTTAGCTATATAATGGCCGCCTTCAACCTGGATGGTTTGTCCTGTGATGAATTTGGATTCATCAGAAGCCAGGAATAGGACCGTGTTTCCGATATCATCGGCTTCACCATGATAAGGTAAAGCATTGAATTTCATGAATATATCCAATACCTCCTGCGGCATATTTCGCTTAGCTGCTGGAGTTAAGATCAGGCCGGGGGCAACACCATTGCAACGAATCTTATCCTTACCGTACTGAGCAGCAATATATCTAGTAAGATTCACAACCGCTGCTTTGGAAGCGCCGTAAGCAGAACGTAGGGTATCTCCTGCAAACGCCGACATCGATGCCGTATTAATAATAGATCCTCCGCCGGCTTTAATCATATGTGGTATTGCATAACGGCTACCTACTAGGACACTCTTGGTATTTACATTCATCAGACGATCCCATTCGTCCAAATCTATATTTACTACATCAAGGTCTTTTTGCAAATTGGTTAAGCCTACATTGTTAAATAAAACCGTAACCGTACCGTATTGCGCAACTGTAAAATCTACCGCTGCCTTGATCGAATCCTCTTTCGATGCATCCAAGAATAAGCCAACCGCTTCCCCGCCTTGGCTTGTAATGTGCGCTGCCGCTTCTTTTGCAGCATCCGTATTAAAGTCCGCAATGACAACCTTAGCGCCTTCTTTGGCCAATAAAGTAGCAGCTGACAATCCTATACCGGAGGCTCCTCCTGTTACTAAAGCGACTTTACCTTGTACTCGATTCATGATGTAATCTCCTTTGTTAGTTGTAGATTTAAATGAGCTATCTATTCGTTACGATCATTAATATTAGCTAATAATTTTTCGTGGATTTTTAGATACTGATGTACTTCTTCCTCAGTAAGTGTCTGAAATAGTCTGACT
This portion of the Paenibacillus segetis genome encodes:
- a CDS encoding ABC transporter substrate-binding protein — its product is MKQAKKKLLLLPSLILVFVLILSACGGNSKGSSGDGDKGSGPVTITYYTIDSPDRTYVEKLIPDFESTHPNIKVKVEKAPYEQFDSKLQANVAAKNAPDLTSHFGYGGFAEYYNKGLLSDLTDIMKEDGFKASDYGIQDELMDIYKVDGKTYGIPFSNYVTIMLYNKDMFDKAGVPYPTSDYEDKTWTFDKMVEVADKLTVRDDDLEKSQYGVDFGWGEFDMRPAYLGVKVYSDDTWTNGGKPSETYFDSPEAIAAYEKFMGLIWDKKVSPPPAWSKSVSGQFGDPFLSGKIGMSIVGSWGLASQDQYNFKVGVAAVPYSGTDAPRSVLYVDPLFVLKDSKHPKEAYEFIKFLISKDVQEKSIELSGGTPPINDQAKDKYYNSFAGVDPKEIKNVYDGANKYGVESFNHLVANYSQINELFINEFAAAQNNTKPVPEVMQGIQKKLDKLLERVNK
- a CDS encoding carbohydrate ABC transporter permease, giving the protein MKLSESKRENFYFYLFIAPWLIGFLVFALYPILSSLYYSFTDYDIISKPTFVGLDNFRELFQDELFYKSIVVTLKYTFISVPLGLFLSLIFAMLINMKIPARGFFRTAMYFPSMISGVSMSLLWFWIFNPEAGIFNYILSLFGVKGPAWFLDEKFAMWALIIMTFWGVGGGMIIFLAGLQGVPASLLEAARLDGASKWKTFWSVTFPMISPVFLFQLIMAVIESFQVFTQAYVMTQGGPNYSTRFYVFNVYVSAFKDFRLGYASAMAWLLLVAILIVTVIIMKSSNRFVYYEGGRD
- a CDS encoding 6-phospho-beta-glucosidase; the protein is MEKREGLKIAVIGGGSSYTPEIVEGFIQRYEQLPVRELWLVDIEQGRHKLEIVGELAKRMVAKSGLPIQVFLTLDRREAIAGADFITTQMRVGLLEARKWDEHIPNQHGVIGQETTGPGGMMKALRTIPVLLDICKDIEELSPDAWLLNFTNPAGMVTEAINRHSNVKSIGLCNAPIGLQKRLSEQYNTPIDNIYTEFVGLNHLHWVTRIEVDGEDKLQEMLDNREDYSAKNVPPSEWDPEFLSGLGGYPSYYLKYFYMTDVMLEEQVESLNANGTRADVVKRVEDELFELYKDLNLQDKPKQLEQRGGAYYSEAAVNLMDSLYNDKRDVQTLNVSNGNILDFLPADASIEVNCLVTSKGPIPVSVTRVPEQTKGLIHAVKTYERLTIEAAVTGDRSIALQAMASHPLVPSVKVAKILLDEMLECNKQYLPAFFK
- a CDS encoding LacI family DNA-binding transcriptional regulator, whose amino-acid sequence is MKVSIFDVAKRSGLSVVTVSRVLNNSTSVREKNRLKVLEAMKELDYHPNAAARSLARGETRIIGLIVTTLKDSFLDEIVREITIAAAAQGYFVALSVSSDSQDKGHYLFQEDRVDGVLLLSPMREDEYVLELKKSQIPFVMLDNQHANSPATSVIVDNFKGGYEATKHLIDLGHKEIAHIGGPELFLSSRERERGFLTALEESGLKPFSIERGEFEISTGYTIARSWIEAGNMPTALFAGDDYIALGAMNAFTNEGIRVPGDISIIGFDDQMIASQIRPMLTTMRQPADQIGRTGVELLLKNISGVAKRNVTVQLSPELVVRESTSPRL
- a CDS encoding SDR family NAD(P)-dependent oxidoreductase, whose product is MNRVQGKVALVTGGASGIGLSAATLLAKEGAKVVIADFNTDAAKEAAAHITSQGGEAVGLFLDASKEDSIKAAVDFTVAQYGTVTVLFNNVGLTNLQKDLDVVNIDLDEWDRLMNVNTKSVLVGSRYAIPHMIKAGGGSIINTASMSAFAGDTLRSAYGASKAAVVNLTRYIAAQYGKDKIRCNGVAPGLILTPAAKRNMPQEVLDIFMKFNALPYHGEADDIGNTVLFLASDESKFITGQTIQVEGGHYIANPSIADFSQYMAQAQAGSK
- a CDS encoding carbohydrate ABC transporter permease gives rise to the protein MSNAVIEKNPHVTIDPAKIKGDSKRKMTIGEIIAFILLICITFTMIFPVIFMVSTALKTSKEMLQFPPTIIPNVFAWENFKTLFTNDEIKFGILYKNSIIVAVVSVIGTVFSSALVAYGFSRYRAKGKKIMFMLMISTMMLPYPAVMIPQFILFSNLGWMNTFLPLIVPTFLGSAYQIFLLRQFFMSLPNELYDSGKIDGCSEFRLFWKIAIPLSGPALATVAIFTFIWTWNDLLGPVLYLSSQEKFTLPVGLAAMMSSKFRIAPYNLLMCASIMTTLPIIAIFASAQKHFTEGIVLTGIK
- a CDS encoding fibronectin type III domain-containing protein — its product is MRRALIRRVRGFKRTLPLVIVIAVFLGMLPSMAFAADRGAWAPNVSYALNDTVTYGGNTYKDIQPHTSLLGWEPPNVPALWVLVQGGGGNDILPPSAPTNLHATGTTTSSVSLAWDASTDNVGVTGYDVYQGTTLLGTVSGSTLNYTNSGLSANTTYTYKVTAKDAAGNISGYSNQISVTTDPISGGDLLPPTVPTNVTVSSTTSSSISLSWTASTDNVAVTGYNVYQGSTLALTVTGTTATITGLAASTTYSFTVVAKDAAGNVSAASTAVSGTTTGGGGNLPKHVLTGYWHNFINNSSNIKVSDIPSQYDIIVLSFADMDLTKPGGVTFNVDSKLSTALGGYSNADLISDIQAKRAQGKKVILSIGGAEGNINLGSATPNVSNFVTSMTGLINQFGLDGIDIDLESGMNVANLTSAVRQIQQQFGPNFILTMAPQTIDMQSSNTSYIQLYNNLKDITTVVNVQYYNSGCMLGRDGQCYSQGTINFLTALSDLTLQWIEPSQFGIGVPAVPSAAGGGYVAPSVVNDALKCLATGSNCGTYKPVAKYPDIRGAMTWSINWDKTSNYNLANTIKAFLTTMP
- a CDS encoding N-acetylglucosamine kinase gives rise to the protein MKYYLGVDGGGSKTYALIADEHGKIIGKGQSGNGNHQTDYEEAKHSIRESVEMALRGAGLSRDEITFAYFGLAGADREVDYEILRPMLAELGLPKYDLNCDTVIALRAGTDRPYGVVLICGTGTNSAGISPRDDFYQCGGFSYMLGDFGGGGSLCIEVFRAVIRAWDGREQPTLLTELLLQHLGYDSVLAMFNDYLDHDKTPPLSTTKLLFQAAAQGDEVATTILRVQGEELGKSAQAVIKRLGMENDKFDVVLAGSIITRGEARFIHPYIEQAVKACAPHASLVKLQVEPVVGALWLAFEAEGNSLPQEVYERLRTVSDYNLV
- a CDS encoding NAD(P)H-dependent oxidoreductase, with translation MSTTNEGAAADTEATTGASVDAETSASVVPDSHIRKYEPKGFTDSNKKKALFVVGDPRKYSVNYDLAYTAMKHFEDKGVEVEVRDLYDLKFNPVIMPEDFYYAKDGTGEPTPDVATEQNYVKQATYIIFVYPNWHDTPNAIVKGYMERVFAKKFAYQNTADGLEGLLKDKSIFTIMNCGFLGGGRGFSGDGVGINDKLWDQYMAAFKVLDDDTAGFWGVENKGRFVNDRSPANNSETYKEDIDKLRTDLTNYLDKVFFK